The Streptomyces noursei ATCC 11455 sequence CGCGCGGGGGGACCGGCGGCGTACTCCTCACGGGCGCGTTCGAAGACCAGCACGTTGGCGTCCACGGCCATGCCCACCGCCAGCACGAAACCGGCGAGGCCGGGGAGGGTGAGGGTGGCGCCCAGGGCGAGCAGCGCCGCGTAGGAGATCAGCGCGTAGCAGGCGAGGGCCAGCGTGGCGAGCGCGCCGAGCAGACGGTAGACGACGGTGATGAACACGGCCGTGAGGGCGACCCCGAGGACCGCGGCCTGGGCGCTGGAGGTGATCGCCAGGGCGCCCAGGGTCGGGCCGACGGCGCGCTGTTCGACGATGTCCACCGGCACCGGCAGCGCCCCGCCGTTGATCAGCAGCGCCAGCTCCTGCGCCGCGCGCTGGTCGAAGCCGCCGGTGATCCGCGTCGTCCCGCCGGTGATGCCGACACCGCAGGCCACGGACGACTCGACCTGTGGCGACGAGATGATCTTGCGGTCCAGGACGATGGCCGCGCGGCGGGCCGGATCGTGCGGCGCGGCGCAGGCCGCCGTGCCGGTCAGCCGGGCCCAGGCGCGCTCGCCGGTGCCGCGCAGGCTGAGCCCGACGGACCAGCCGCTGCCGCTCTCGGCGTCGAACTCGGCCTCGGCGCGCTGCACTTCGGCACCCGTCAGGGCCGGCGGCCCCAGTCGCAGCGGAGTGCCCGTGTCGTCGGTGAGGACGGTGCCGGCGCCGGGGTCGGCGGGGGCGGACCGGGGACCGAGGCCGGTGCCCAGGACCGGGTGCACGGTGAGCTGGGCGGTGCGTCCGAGGACCGCGGCGGCCTCGTCGGGGTCGTCGAGGCCGGGCAGCTCGACGACGATGCGGTGGTCGCCGGCGCGGGCGAGGTGCGGTTCGCTCACCCCGAGGGCGTCCACGCGTCGGCGGAGCACCTCCAGCGTGCGGTCGGTGGCGTCCCGGTCGGCCTTGGCGGTGGGGGAGTCGCGGGTCTCCAGAACGAGTTGGGTGCCGCCGCGCAGATCGAGACCGAGCCGTACGGGCTGGGTCAGCGCGAGGAACGTGGACAGGGCGAGGATCGCGAGCGCGAGCAGCGCCCGCACCCTTGTGGCGCGGGTCAAGGTGCCTCCAGCAGGCATGCACGGGCCGCGGGTGCGGCCCCGAGGGGTGGATGTGCGGCTGAGCTGGAGACGGGGGCGGGGCACGGTCCCGGCACCGGCCGGCGTAGGTGGTCGCATCGGCGGTGACGGTGCCGGGCGGCGCGGTGTGCGGCGCGGGGCGCGACGGGCCCACGCGGGGGAGCAGGGGCAGGGTGCCGGGTGCCGGCGCGGGGCCCGGGAGGTGACGGATCGTCGGGCAGGCGAGGTGGGGGAGGCCGTGGTCGGCGGTGTCCCGGGGTGCGGTGTGGTGCACGCAGGCCACGCCGGAGGTGGCCGCGTCGGCCGCCGCCGGCGGTGTGCCGGCAAGTCCGGGGAGGAGCAGAACGACCGCGGCCAGGAAGGCGAGCAGGGCGGATCGGCGCCGCCGCGCCATATGAGCAGACACAGTACGCAAACCCTCCCTTAGCGACACTCTGCCATGGATGCCGCTCCCGGTGTCCGCCGGGGCCGGCCCCGGCGCACCGCGGCGCGGAGCGGCGCAGCGGTGGACGGCCGACGCTCCGGGCGCCCTGCGGTCAACGCACTAGGGTAGAAAGGGAAGTTGCGCGACCGCGCGCCAGCACGACGGAAGGTGACCAGGACATGGCGGTGCCGGAGGACTGGATGGGGGCCCCGCCCCAGCAGCCGATCGATCTGCACACGGACCGGCCGCACGCCGCCCGTGTCTACGACGTGCTGCTCGGCGGCAAGACCAACTATCCGGCGGACCGGGAGGCGGCGGAGAAGACACTGGCGGCACTGCCCAACGCCGGCACCATCGCCCGCCAGAACCGCGCCTTCATGCACCGCGCCGCCCGCTATCTGGCGGTCGAGGCCGGCATCGGGCAGTTCCTGGACATCGGCACCGGCATCCCGACCTCCCCCAACCTCCACGAGATCGTCCAGGCGACCGTTCCGCGGGCCCGCGTCGTCTACGCCGACAACGACCCGATCGTGCTGGCGCATTCACGGGCCCTGCACACCAGTCACCCGCAGGGCCGGACCGCCTACATCCAGGTGGACCTCGGCCGCCCCCAGGAGATCCTGCGCAACCGGACGCTGCGGGAGACGCTCGACCTCACCCGGCCCGTGGCCCTGACGCTGATCGCCGTCCTGCACTGGCTCCCGGCGGACTGCGATCCCTACGCCGTCGTCCGGGAGCTGCTGGACGAGCTCGCCCCGGGCAGCTTCCTGGCCCTGACGTATGTCACCGGTGACTTCGAGCCGGAGGCGCTGCAGGAGGTCTCGGAGAACTTCGAGGCGAAGGGGTCCCACGTGAACGCCCGGACCAGGGCCGAGGTACTGCGCTTCTTCGACGGCCTGGACGTCGTGGACCCGGGCCTGACCGTGGTCCACCGCTGGCGCCCCGACGCCGTGGAACTGGGCGCCGACGCCTGGTCCGACGCGGACATCCCGCTCTACGCAGGGGTCGGTCGCAAGGGCTGACCCGCCGCCCCGGCACCGCAGCGACGCCGTCGCGGCGTCACTCAGCGGCCGGAGGGGCGGACGGCGTGCGCGTCGAGCGGGATCCCGCGTGGCGCCTGGGCGAGCAGGTGGCCGAGGGCCGGGCGGGGAAGAAGTCGGCCGCCGTGCCTGCCGGGTGAGTTGCCATCACGAACTCCGGGGCGCCTCTCGGGCCTTCGTCGCGGAAGGGTGATCCAGAACCACTATCCCCGGCCGTCACTGGCGCTGCAAGTGCATCTGCAATTACATTCGAGTCGAACGTAATTGCATCAGTAAGTGCAGCCGCACGTGCGGCTGCACATGATGCCTGGTCAGACACCTGAGCACGGAGCAAGGGAGTGGCGTGATGCAGCAGTTCGACAACGGCGTGGCCGCGGACCTGATCGAGGGTGCGGTCTGGAGGAAGAGCCGGCGCAGCGCGCCCGGGGGCGACTGCGTCGAGGTCGCCCGGCTCGCCGACGGCGGCTTCGCCGTCCGCAACTCCCGTGATCCGCACGGGCCGGCGCTGATCTACACCCACGCGGAGCTCGCCGCGTTCGTCGGGGGCGCCAAGGACGGCGACTTCGACGGCCTGCTGAGCTGACCCGAGCCGAACCGGACGGATGCCGGGGCGGGCCCACCGCGCGGCGGGCCCGCCCCGGCAACGAGCCGATGGCGCATTTCTGTACCTGACGGCCGGTAAATGCGACACTTGAGGTATCAACACTGTCGCTCACGGGAGTTGGGATGACCGCCATGATGCGGCCGGACGGCGAGCTGTCGATAGCGCGTTACCTCAAGGAGCCGCAGGTGGGGCCCACCGCCGCGCGGATCGTGCTGGGGGCCCAGCTCCGGAGGCTGCGCACCGGTGCCGGCATCTCGCGCGAGGACGCGGGCAGGGCGATCCGTGGTTCTCACGCCAAGATCACCCGGCTCGAAAGAGGACAAGTCGGCTTCAAGAGACAGGACTTGGTCGATCTGCTGACGCTGTACCGAGTGCTCACCCCGGAGCGCCGGGACGACTACTTCGAGCTCGCGGACCAGGCCAACTCCGCCGGCTGGTGGCACGAGTACAGCGATGTCCTGGAGGACTGGTTCGAACTCCACCTCGGCCTGGAGGAAGCCGCCGCGCTGATCCGCACCTACCAGGTGCAGTTCCTGCCCGGCCTGCTCCAGACCGAGGAGTACGCCCAGGCCGTCACCCGCATCGGCTACCCCAACGCCCCACAGGAGAAGGTGGACCGGCTGGTCGCGCTGCGGATGGAGCGCCAGAAGCTGCTGACCAGGACCGATGCCCCGCGGCTGTGGGCGGTGGTGGACGAGGCCGTGCTGCGTCGGCCGTTCGGCGGCACCGAGGTGATGGTCGCCCAGCTCCAGCACCTGCTCAAGGCCGTGCAGATGCCGAACGTGACGCTGCAGATCGCGCCCTTCAGCGTGGGGGCCAACGCGGCGGCCGGCGCGCCGTTCAGCATCCTGCGGTTCGCCGAACCAGAACTGCCCGACAAGGTCTATCTGGAGCAGCTGACCAGCGCCCTGTACCTCGACAAGCAGGAGTCGGTCGACCAGTACACGGCCGTGATGGACCGGCTGTGCACCGAGGCCAACACACCACAGGAGACCGCCGACTTCCTGCACCGGCTGATCGACCAGCTCGGCTGAGCAGGCTGCCGGTCACGGCCCCGCGCGGCCGGCCCACCCCATCATGCGCCCCCGCCCAGGAAGCCGTACCACTCCTCCAGTCGGTCGGCCACCGCCGCCAGGGAGAACTCCGCGGCGATCGCGGTCCGTCCGGCCGCCGCCCGGCGCTCCCGCAGCGCCCGGTCGTCCAGGAGCCGCAGCACCGCCTCGGCCAGCTGTTCCGGCGACCCGTCGGTCACCTCGGCCGCCCCGTGGCGGCGCAGCGCGGCGGCGATCCCGCAGCCCTCCGTGCAGACCACCGGGGTGCCCACGGCCAGCGACTCCAACACGCTCATCGGGAACGGCTCGTCGACGCCGGGCAGCACGTACACGGTGGCCCGCGCCAGGCGCCGCACCGCCGCGTCGTGATCCAGCGCGCCGCCGTACGCCACCACCCCGCCCAGCCCCTGCTCGGCCACCACCTGTCCGACCGCGGCCAACCGCCCCTCGTCCGCGCCGTAGACGGCGAACGACACCTCCGGATGCTTGGCGTGCACCAGGGCCGCCATCCGCACGAACGCCTCCGGCCGCTTGCGGGCCTGGAGACGGGCCAGGAACAGCACCTCGGTCGGGCTCCGCTCGGCGCCGCCGGGCTCCGGGATCCGCACGCCGTTCGGCAGCCGCACCAGGCGCGGGCCGCCCGGTCCGAGCACCTCCCGCAGCCCGGCCTCCTCCTCGTCGGTCAGCACCAGTACCGCGGCCGCCCGCCGCAGCAGGGGGACGTAGAGCCGGTCGAAGAGCCTGGCCAGGGCCGTTCGGCGGGGCCGCACCATGCCGTGCGTCTGCGCCAGGAACGGCCGGTGGCGGGCCACGGCCACCGACAGCGCCGCCAGCGAC is a genomic window containing:
- a CDS encoding SAM-dependent methyltransferase gives rise to the protein MAVPEDWMGAPPQQPIDLHTDRPHAARVYDVLLGGKTNYPADREAAEKTLAALPNAGTIARQNRAFMHRAARYLAVEAGIGQFLDIGTGIPTSPNLHEIVQATVPRARVVYADNDPIVLAHSRALHTSHPQGRTAYIQVDLGRPQEILRNRTLRETLDLTRPVALTLIAVLHWLPADCDPYAVVRELLDELAPGSFLALTYVTGDFEPEALQEVSENFEAKGSHVNARTRAEVLRFFDGLDVVDPGLTVVHRWRPDAVELGADAWSDADIPLYAGVGRKG
- a CDS encoding DUF397 domain-containing protein; the encoded protein is MQQFDNGVAADLIEGAVWRKSRRSAPGGDCVEVARLADGGFAVRNSRDPHGPALIYTHAELAAFVGGAKDGDFDGLLS
- a CDS encoding helix-turn-helix domain-containing protein; translation: MTAMMRPDGELSIARYLKEPQVGPTAARIVLGAQLRRLRTGAGISREDAGRAIRGSHAKITRLERGQVGFKRQDLVDLLTLYRVLTPERRDDYFELADQANSAGWWHEYSDVLEDWFELHLGLEEAAALIRTYQVQFLPGLLQTEEYAQAVTRIGYPNAPQEKVDRLVALRMERQKLLTRTDAPRLWAVVDEAVLRRPFGGTEVMVAQLQHLLKAVQMPNVTLQIAPFSVGANAAAGAPFSILRFAEPELPDKVYLEQLTSALYLDKQESVDQYTAVMDRLCTEANTPQETADFLHRLIDQLG
- a CDS encoding glycosyltransferase; its protein translation is MRITHVVTLVSRDGAHGGPVSVATGQLGELAARGHEVELLALWRGAGPPPGTVDGVPLRARPARTLVPGQGFLGLFHPGLLPLLWRRVGRAEVLQLHAGRGLVSLAALSVAVARHRPFLAQTHGMVRPRRTALARLFDRLYVPLLRRAAAVLVLTDEEEAGLREVLGPGGPRLVRLPNGVRIPEPGGAERSPTEVLFLARLQARKRPEAFVRMAALVHAKHPEVSFAVYGADEGRLAAVGQVVAEQGLGGVVAYGGALDHDAAVRRLARATVYVLPGVDEPFPMSVLESLAVGTPVVCTEGCGIAAALRRHGAAEVTDGSPEQLAEAVLRLLDDRALRERRAAAGRTAIAAEFSLAAVADRLEEWYGFLGGGA